In Agromyces sp. Leaf222, the genomic window GCGGATGTAGTGCTGACGCATCTTGCCTGAGATGTGTGCGAGAACCTTGTGCCCGTTCGTGAGCTCAACCCGGAACATCGCGTTCGGGAGAGCCTCGATGACCGAGCCCTCGATCTCGATGACGCCGTCTTTCTTGGCCATAGCCTCACTATCGCTTGGAGTTTGGGATGCTGGTCGTGCGATGATGCTCAGGTGTCGACCAAGGCGGGCGCGACGGATGTCGGGCATGCCAAGGCGCACGTGCAGAGCACCAAGGGTCAACTTTACGTCATCCCCCGCGATTAAGCGAACCGGCGTCGGAATCGCCTCGCATGGCCGCGACCGCCTCGCGCACGGCCCCTCTCGCCTCGCTCGCACCGTCGGTCGCGAGCGCCGCGCGGGCGAACCGCTCGGCATCCGCTCGTGCGAATCCCAGGAGTGACGACCGCACCTCGGCGATCGCCGACGGCGACATCGACAGCGAGGTCACGCCGAGACCCACGAGCACGACGGCGAGCAGAGGATCCGCCGCAGCCTCGCCGCAGACGCCGACGGGCCGGCCCGTCTTCGCGCCGGCGGCGCCCACCTCGCCGATGAGCCGCAGGACGGCCGGATGCCACGGGTCCTGC contains:
- the infA gene encoding translation initiation factor IF-1, with product MAKKDGVIEIEGSVIEALPNAMFRVELTNGHKVLAHISGKMRQHYIRILPEDRVIVELSPYDLTRGRIVYRYK